From the Coriobacteriia bacterium genome, one window contains:
- a CDS encoding ACT domain-containing protein, producing MVMQLTVFLENSPGRLAGLTRALGDSGVNMRALMVADTAEFGIVRIICDRPDTARRALEAAGFSVSVGNVIAVEVPDRPGGLADVLEVIGGVGANVEYAYCFVEPNGNSAIDVFRVEDVAAVTEALRRAGMRVLNEDEIYATGS from the coding sequence ATGGTTATGCAGCTGACGGTGTTCCTGGAGAACAGCCCCGGCAGACTGGCGGGGCTCACACGGGCCCTCGGCGATTCGGGTGTGAACATGCGGGCCCTCATGGTGGCCGACACGGCCGAGTTCGGCATCGTGCGCATCATCTGCGACCGTCCGGACACTGCGCGTCGCGCGCTCGAGGCTGCGGGCTTCAGCGTGAGCGTCGGGAACGTGATTGCGGTGGAGGTGCCCGACCGGCCCGGTGGTCTCGCGGACGTCCTTGAGGTGATCGGTGGCGTCGGCGCCAACGTGGAGTACGCCTACTGCTTCGTGGAGCCGAACGGTAACTCGGCGATCGATGTGTTTCGCGTCGAGGATGTCGCCGCGGTCACCGAGGCGCTGCGCCGTGCTGGTATGCGCGTCCTGAACGAGGACGAGATCTACGCCACCGGGTCCTGA
- a CDS encoding D-alanyl-D-alanine carboxypeptidase family protein produces the protein MGASAAESVGGVSIDADPALAAAVPAVSMPAGVLRTADGRTLWDRDAGAERAMASTTKIMTALVVLDRTELTERVTVTGGAAGVGEAEAGLVAGESYTVQQLLEAMLVRSGNDAALALAEHVAGDEDAFVALMNEKAVALGLSETAFTNPHGLDEDGHHTSAADLATLTTVAMADPRFAAIVNMLRVNVTAGGRTTTFESSNKLLGTYEGATGVKTGWTSDAGYCLVASAQRGSVSFIAVVLGTSSEDARFEQARTLLDWGFAHYAETQVAAKETTAGLVPVTDYLDRTVTAKVAEDAVVSVFDLDGEVVSRVDMIGEVEAPVVAGQRLGTLTVVQGERLLAQVPIVAAGDVPAPDAWDAAGIWFTRLWRRVFGGDLQASAVPVL, from the coding sequence ATGGGGGCTTCGGCCGCCGAATCGGTGGGCGGGGTGTCGATCGACGCCGATCCTGCGCTGGCCGCTGCTGTGCCCGCGGTATCTATGCCTGCGGGTGTTCTTCGCACCGCTGACGGGCGGACGCTGTGGGACCGCGACGCAGGCGCAGAGCGCGCTATGGCCTCCACGACGAAGATCATGACCGCGCTGGTGGTTCTGGACCGGACCGAGCTGACCGAACGGGTCACGGTGACGGGAGGTGCCGCCGGGGTGGGGGAGGCCGAAGCGGGTCTCGTTGCCGGGGAGAGCTACACCGTGCAGCAGCTACTCGAGGCGATGCTGGTGCGCTCGGGCAATGACGCTGCGTTAGCGCTCGCCGAGCATGTGGCCGGTGACGAGGACGCCTTCGTGGCGCTCATGAACGAGAAGGCTGTCGCACTGGGTCTGTCGGAGACGGCGTTCACGAATCCCCACGGTCTCGATGAAGACGGCCACCACACGTCGGCGGCGGATCTCGCCACGCTCACTACCGTTGCGATGGCCGATCCGCGCTTCGCGGCGATCGTGAACATGCTGCGTGTCAACGTGACGGCGGGTGGGCGCACCACCACGTTCGAAAGCTCGAACAAGCTACTGGGAACATACGAAGGAGCCACAGGCGTCAAGACGGGATGGACGAGCGACGCTGGCTACTGCCTCGTCGCCTCGGCACAACGAGGGAGCGTCTCGTTCATCGCAGTGGTGCTCGGGACGTCGTCCGAGGACGCCCGGTTCGAGCAGGCGCGCACGCTTCTCGACTGGGGTTTCGCGCACTACGCTGAGACTCAGGTGGCTGCGAAGGAGACGACAGCTGGACTCGTGCCGGTGACCGACTACCTCGATCGCACGGTCACCGCCAAGGTGGCCGAGGACGCGGTGGTGTCGGTCTTCGACCTCGACGGAGAGGTCGTCAGCCGCGTTGACATGATCGGCGAGGTCGAGGCTCCGGTCGTTGCCGGTCAGCGCCTCGGGACGCTGACGGTGGTTCAAGGGGAGCGACTGCTCGCGCAGGTGCCGATCGTGGCGGCGGGCGATGTTCCAGCACCGGACGCCTGGGATGCGGCCGGCATCTGGTTCACACGATTGTGGCGCAGGGTGTTCGGCGGGGACCTGCAGGCCTCCGCTGTTCCCGTGCTGTGA
- a CDS encoding prepilin-type N-terminal cleavage/methylation domain-containing protein — protein MTRRATALRCDQGFTLLEVIFVVLIMSILLGIAIATFVASTGAANAAACRSNQDALNQAVTIAASTGEPADELADLEPYIKNFDDKTTCPEDRTPLEFDAITGIISCPNHR, from the coding sequence ATGACTCGACGCGCGACCGCACTACGATGCGATCAGGGGTTCACTCTGCTCGAGGTCATCTTCGTCGTGCTCATCATGTCCATCCTCCTCGGCATCGCCATCGCGACGTTCGTAGCCTCGACCGGTGCTGCCAATGCGGCTGCATGCAGAAGCAACCAGGACGCTCTCAACCAGGCCGTGACGATCGCCGCCAGTACCGGCGAGCCCGCCGATGAGCTTGCCGACCTTGAGCCATACATCAAGAACTTCGACGACAAGACCACCTGTCCCGAGGACAGGACCCCACTAGAATTCGATGCCATAACAGGCATCATCTCATGCCCCAACCACCGGTAG
- a CDS encoding sugar phosphate nucleotidyltransferase: MAGGEGTRLRPLTSMRPKPMVPIVNQPVMEHILGLVQHHGINEVVATLAFMPQVIEDYFGDGDEWGIDISYAIEETPLGTAGSVKNAAEALTETFIVISGDALTDINLTEVIDFHKAHGGAVTIALKRVPNPLEFGVVITDDNGKIERFLEKPSWGQVFSDTINTGIYVVEPLVFDYIPEGKPFDFSSELFPLLMKNGHELYGCIVDGYWADVGSLEGYVEVHRDILDGKAMIYVPGARTKDDVWVGPGADIDPSVQISPKVVIGANTTVRAGAKLGSYTVIGDNCLIGNDAETDHTIVWNDAFVGKHSQVKGAVLCRSVDIRAGARVGNGAVIGDESVVGHGASVGNDVQVYPFKRIDAGAMVTSSLIWESRGVRALFGADGISGLVNIDVTPELALRVAQSYGTLLPSRGHVVISRDSSRAARMMKRAMVAGLNSTGCHARDLRVASPAITRFTTRDTRAVGGIHVCAADNDPQSVELHFYDEYGIDISTGVEKKVERLYFRQEFRRAFFEDVGEIIYPARALEYYLSGLSAALNGSDVRTRRFKVVADLGMSPASFVLPSAAGNWGVELITMRAYVDSEHARVAPDERDSQIGQLANSVDVFQADFGISIDSTAERVTLVTGSGAILDHDTALHAMVALWCDSEVPEDIGGDVAVPVTASSAVEAIATACGRGVRRTGTSRRALSTAALNPSIGFAGSRRGGFVFPHFLAAYDAMMSFGMLLRMLDSQQTTLDEVVAGLPPFNLRQESVFCPFDRKGAVMRTMAMLGEVGSVVEGVRVPTDDGWALVLPHATEAVVYVHAEGSTPEQADATLARYVEAVHEAIAHG, translated from the coding sequence ATGGCCGGTGGGGAAGGCACGCGCCTTCGTCCGCTCACGAGCATGCGTCCGAAGCCCATGGTCCCCATCGTGAATCAGCCGGTGATGGAGCACATCCTCGGCCTGGTGCAGCATCACGGGATCAACGAGGTCGTTGCGACGCTCGCGTTCATGCCGCAGGTGATCGAGGACTACTTCGGCGATGGCGATGAGTGGGGAATCGACATCAGCTACGCGATCGAGGAGACCCCGCTGGGCACGGCGGGGTCGGTGAAGAACGCCGCCGAGGCGCTCACGGAGACGTTCATCGTGATCTCGGGTGACGCGCTCACCGACATCAATCTCACCGAGGTCATCGACTTCCACAAGGCGCACGGCGGTGCGGTGACGATCGCGCTCAAGCGTGTTCCCAACCCGCTCGAGTTCGGCGTGGTCATCACTGACGACAACGGCAAGATCGAGCGTTTCCTGGAGAAGCCCTCGTGGGGGCAGGTCTTCAGCGACACCATCAACACCGGCATCTACGTGGTCGAGCCGCTGGTCTTCGACTACATCCCGGAGGGCAAGCCGTTCGACTTCTCCTCCGAGCTCTTCCCGCTGCTCATGAAGAACGGCCACGAACTCTACGGTTGCATCGTGGACGGCTACTGGGCCGACGTTGGCAGCCTGGAAGGCTACGTGGAGGTTCACCGCGACATCCTCGACGGCAAGGCGATGATCTACGTGCCGGGCGCCAGGACGAAGGACGACGTCTGGGTGGGACCCGGGGCGGACATCGATCCGTCGGTCCAGATCTCGCCGAAGGTCGTCATCGGCGCGAACACGACGGTCCGGGCAGGCGCGAAGCTCGGTTCATACACGGTGATCGGCGACAACTGCCTGATCGGAAACGATGCCGAGACGGACCACACCATCGTGTGGAACGACGCGTTCGTCGGCAAGCACTCGCAGGTCAAGGGCGCGGTGTTGTGCCGAAGCGTCGACATCCGTGCGGGTGCGCGTGTCGGCAACGGGGCGGTCATCGGCGATGAGAGTGTCGTCGGACATGGAGCGTCCGTGGGCAATGACGTCCAGGTGTACCCGTTCAAGCGCATCGACGCCGGCGCGATGGTGACCTCCTCGCTCATCTGGGAGTCTCGCGGTGTGCGTGCGCTGTTCGGTGCTGACGGCATCTCCGGGCTCGTGAACATCGACGTCACCCCCGAGCTTGCGCTGCGAGTCGCACAGTCGTATGGGACGCTTCTGCCCAGCCGGGGACACGTGGTGATCAGCCGCGACTCGAGCCGGGCGGCGCGCATGATGAAGCGCGCGATGGTCGCGGGCCTCAACTCGACCGGCTGTCACGCGCGCGACCTGCGGGTGGCCTCGCCGGCGATCACGCGCTTCACGACCAGAGACACGAGGGCCGTCGGCGGAATCCACGTGTGCGCGGCCGACAACGATCCGCAGTCAGTCGAGCTCCACTTCTACGACGAGTACGGGATCGATATCTCCACCGGTGTCGAGAAGAAGGTGGAGCGGCTCTACTTTCGGCAGGAGTTTCGCCGGGCCTTCTTCGAGGATGTGGGTGAGATCATCTATCCGGCTCGGGCGCTCGAGTACTACCTCAGCGGGTTGAGCGCCGCGCTCAACGGCTCCGATGTCCGGACACGCCGGTTCAAGGTGGTGGCCGATCTTGGGATGAGCCCGGCCTCGTTCGTGCTGCCGTCGGCGGCGGGAAACTGGGGGGTAGAGCTCATCACGATGCGTGCATATGTGGACTCGGAGCATGCTCGTGTCGCGCCGGACGAGCGGGACAGCCAGATCGGTCAGCTTGCGAACTCGGTCGACGTGTTCCAGGCGGACTTCGGCATCTCGATCGACTCCACCGCCGAGCGGGTCACGCTGGTGACCGGAAGCGGTGCCATCCTCGACCACGACACCGCACTTCACGCGATGGTGGCGCTGTGGTGCGACTCGGAGGTTCCGGAGGACATTGGAGGCGACGTCGCCGTGCCGGTGACTGCGTCGAGCGCGGTCGAGGCCATTGCGACTGCATGTGGGCGCGGCGTGCGCCGAACCGGCACCTCGCGTCGGGCGCTGTCAACGGCGGCCCTCAATCCAAGCATCGGCTTCGCGGGCTCTCGCCGAGGCGGCTTCGTGTTCCCGCACTTCCTTGCCGCCTACGACGCGATGATGTCCTTCGGCATGCTGCTGCGTATGCTCGATTCGCAGCAGACCACGCTCGATGAGGTGGTGGCCGGGCTGCCGCCGTTCAATCTGCGTCAAGAGAGCGTCTTCTGTCCCTTCGATCGCAAGGGGGCGGTGATGCGCACGATGGCGATGCTGGGCGAGGTCGGCTCGGTCGTGGAAGGAGTGCGGGTCCCGACCGACGACGGTTGGGCGCTCGTCTTGCCGCACGCCACGGAGGCGGTCGTCTACGTGCATGCCGAGGGCAGCACACCGGAGCAGGCCGATGCAACGCTGGCGCGCTATGTAGAAGCCGTCCACGAGGCGATCGCACACGGGTAG
- a CDS encoding VanW family protein: protein MTNEPTSETSTTRIARRTARQPRFRLRMPGWLARLPLPARIAIIAVSVLAAVVVIGAAADAIASAGRIHPGVYVGELAVGGQRRDEATAAIAAYVSERASLPVAVTAGGATWEVVAETVALSVDATGLAGDAYAVGRGDVAPAFVERVRAVFGGVTVPMELSCDDEALRALIDTMNAEIATPAVNAGVTVEGASVTRVEPADGIGVDFTDARERLLDAFLASERTLSLELGPIAPEIDAEGAEQAYQDALKMVSAPVTLYYAEKVWEVAPETIGGWIGFRRLDGANPPMIEAYVVSEDVSATVLPMVAEVGKPGHDAGFSVSNGVVTIIPAEDGLAADADDLAVRLTSVLTGDGERRAELTMHRVEPEITTAEAQSMGIVERLSTFTTDYASSNKPRVNNIHTLADALDGTLVPPGGTFSFNETIGERTAEQGYQEANAIVNGELVPQLGGGICQVGTTIFNTVFFSGLPVVERKNHSLYISHYPTGRDASVSWGGPDFKFKNDTDNWILVATGYTNSTVTISLYGTSSGYEVTYDTGAWTNIVNPPIKEVPDPTLPAGSRVVAEKGVAGRTIVVVRHVKKNGVEIRTDSFKSVYRAEEEVVRVGTGAAGSSTPTTTSP from the coding sequence ATGACCAACGAACCGACCAGCGAAACGAGCACGACGCGAATCGCGCGACGCACAGCGCGTCAGCCGCGTTTCCGCCTGCGGATGCCCGGGTGGCTCGCGCGCTTGCCGCTACCGGCACGTATCGCGATCATCGCCGTCTCTGTACTGGCTGCCGTTGTCGTGATCGGTGCCGCTGCCGACGCGATCGCTTCGGCAGGACGGATTCACCCCGGGGTGTACGTCGGCGAGCTGGCGGTCGGCGGTCAGCGCCGCGACGAGGCGACTGCTGCTATCGCGGCGTACGTGTCCGAGCGAGCGTCCCTACCCGTGGCGGTCACCGCCGGGGGCGCGACGTGGGAAGTCGTGGCTGAGACCGTTGCACTCTCGGTCGACGCGACGGGGCTTGCTGGCGACGCCTATGCGGTAGGCAGGGGCGATGTTGCTCCCGCGTTCGTCGAACGGGTTCGCGCGGTGTTCGGCGGCGTGACCGTTCCCATGGAGCTCAGCTGCGACGACGAGGCGCTCCGCGCGCTGATCGACACGATGAACGCCGAGATCGCGACGCCTGCGGTGAACGCGGGCGTGACGGTCGAGGGCGCCTCGGTCACTCGCGTCGAGCCCGCCGACGGGATCGGTGTGGATTTCACGGATGCACGGGAACGGCTCCTTGACGCATTCCTCGCAAGCGAGCGGACGCTTTCGCTCGAGCTCGGCCCGATCGCGCCCGAGATCGATGCCGAGGGCGCCGAGCAGGCGTATCAGGATGCCCTCAAGATGGTCTCGGCGCCCGTGACGCTCTACTACGCTGAGAAGGTGTGGGAGGTCGCGCCGGAGACCATCGGCGGGTGGATCGGCTTCCGCAGACTCGATGGCGCAAATCCTCCGATGATCGAGGCGTACGTGGTGTCCGAGGATGTTTCGGCGACGGTGCTTCCCATGGTCGCCGAGGTCGGCAAGCCCGGTCATGACGCCGGTTTCAGCGTATCGAACGGCGTGGTCACGATCATCCCGGCCGAAGACGGCCTTGCGGCCGATGCGGACGACCTTGCGGTTCGGCTCACCTCCGTGCTCACAGGCGACGGCGAGCGCCGCGCCGAGCTCACGATGCACCGCGTGGAGCCCGAGATCACCACCGCCGAGGCCCAGAGCATGGGCATCGTGGAGCGCCTTTCGACGTTCACGACGGATTACGCCTCATCCAACAAGCCGCGTGTCAACAACATCCACACCTTGGCTGACGCCCTCGACGGGACGCTTGTCCCACCCGGCGGCACCTTCAGCTTCAACGAGACGATCGGGGAACGCACCGCCGAGCAGGGCTATCAGGAGGCCAACGCCATCGTCAACGGCGAGTTGGTCCCGCAGCTCGGCGGCGGCATCTGCCAGGTGGGCACGACGATCTTCAACACCGTGTTCTTCTCGGGGCTTCCGGTCGTGGAGCGCAAGAACCACTCCCTGTACATCAGCCATTACCCGACGGGGCGTGACGCGTCGGTTTCGTGGGGTGGGCCGGACTTCAAGTTCAAGAACGACACCGACAACTGGATCCTGGTGGCGACCGGCTACACGAACTCAACCGTTACGATCTCCCTGTACGGCACCAGCTCGGGCTACGAGGTGACGTACGACACGGGCGCCTGGACGAACATCGTCAACCCTCCGATCAAGGAGGTCCCGGATCCGACGCTCCCAGCGGGGAGCCGCGTCGTGGCTGAGAAGGGCGTAGCCGGGCGCACGATCGTCGTCGTCCGGCACGTGAAGAAGAACGGTGTGGAGATCCGCACCGACTCCTTCAAGTCGGTCTATCGTGCAGAGGAGGAGGTCGTTCGTGTCGGCACGGGGGCGGCCGGATCGTCAACGCCGACAACGACGTCGCCGTAG
- the gcvT gene encoding glycine cleavage system aminomethyltransferase GcvT has product MTEGTRQTPLYEEHVALGARMVDFAGWQMPVQYAGIIEEHNAVRSDVGIFDVSHMGEFRFFGTGAKPALQRIITNDLDKIDEVGSALYTMMCDDDGGIIDDLIVYHSGDAEYLIVANASNRETDWDWITSHLPDGVEAVDESDRTALIAVQGPHALSVVRELAEEGWVAPQRFELAEATLGGIGVLAARTGYTGEDGVELFCHEAQAVAVWRMLLSFPEVTPCGLGARDTLRLEMGYPLYGSDMDRGVDPVSAGLGWVVPKAKTGFIGAEAIARVREAGPENKLVGLTVSEGVPRHGYTVLHGSDAVGKVASGTFSPTLGHGIATAYVPVALAAEGTELTIEVRRKVVPAVVTRPPFVKDTSLSATRS; this is encoded by the coding sequence ATGACGGAGGGCACTCGCCAGACACCGTTGTACGAGGAACACGTCGCGCTCGGCGCCCGCATGGTCGACTTCGCGGGCTGGCAGATGCCCGTGCAGTACGCCGGCATCATCGAGGAGCACAACGCCGTCCGCAGCGATGTTGGCATCTTCGACGTTTCGCACATGGGGGAGTTTCGGTTCTTCGGCACGGGTGCGAAGCCGGCGCTCCAGCGGATCATCACCAACGACCTCGACAAGATCGACGAGGTGGGGAGCGCTTTGTATACGATGATGTGCGACGACGACGGAGGCATCATCGACGATCTCATCGTCTATCACTCGGGGGATGCCGAGTACCTCATCGTCGCCAACGCGTCGAATCGCGAGACCGACTGGGACTGGATCACGTCGCACCTTCCCGACGGTGTCGAGGCGGTAGACGAGAGCGACCGGACGGCGCTCATCGCGGTGCAGGGGCCGCACGCACTCTCGGTCGTGCGTGAGCTCGCCGAGGAGGGGTGGGTCGCGCCCCAGCGTTTCGAACTCGCCGAAGCGACGCTCGGTGGCATCGGCGTACTGGCGGCGCGAACCGGGTACACCGGCGAGGACGGTGTCGAGCTGTTCTGCCACGAGGCCCAGGCTGTCGCCGTGTGGCGGATGCTGCTCAGCTTCCCCGAGGTGACGCCGTGTGGCCTGGGCGCGAGAGACACGCTGCGGTTGGAGATGGGCTATCCGCTCTACGGCAGCGACATGGACCGCGGGGTCGATCCCGTCTCGGCGGGTCTGGGCTGGGTCGTGCCGAAGGCCAAGACAGGCTTCATCGGGGCCGAGGCGATCGCCCGGGTGCGCGAGGCCGGCCCGGAGAACAAACTGGTCGGGCTCACGGTCTCCGAGGGTGTGCCACGGCACGGCTACACCGTGTTGCACGGCAGTGACGCGGTCGGTAAGGTGGCAAGCGGCACGTTCTCGCCGACCCTCGGTCACGGCATCGCGACCGCCTACGTGCCGGTGGCGCTTGCTGCCGAGGGAACGGAGCTTACGATCGAGGTTAGGCGCAAGGTGGTTCCGGCGGTCGTCACGCGCCCGCCGTTCGTGAAGGACACGTCGCTTTCGGCCACCCGGTCGTAA
- a CDS encoding CDP-alcohol phosphatidyltransferase family protein, whose amino-acid sequence MVEDLDAQPVVEEVHHTVYSVANLITIMRLLLVPFFFTVLVDADGERGRLTAFFIYAIAASTDWIDGQIARRTNTVTQFGKIVDPLVDRLLLASGVLGLYLIDVLPLWVPIVLVLRDVYLLYGAYVLEHYHIILPVTRIGKLTTAVLFTGFSSLIAGWPEVGGARLIESSWLPGLGAEPAALGMWFVYVGIALSLSAAVQYTVIALRARDAAIAAGRG is encoded by the coding sequence GTGGTAGAGGATCTTGATGCCCAGCCAGTCGTCGAGGAGGTCCACCACACGGTCTACTCGGTGGCGAACCTCATCACTATCATGCGCCTGCTGCTCGTCCCGTTCTTCTTCACAGTGCTTGTGGATGCCGACGGCGAGCGTGGACGCCTGACGGCCTTCTTCATTTACGCGATCGCGGCCTCGACCGACTGGATCGACGGCCAGATAGCGCGCCGGACCAATACGGTCACGCAGTTCGGCAAGATCGTCGATCCGCTGGTCGATCGCCTCCTGCTGGCGTCGGGCGTGTTGGGTCTGTACCTGATCGACGTGCTCCCGCTGTGGGTGCCTATCGTGCTCGTGCTTCGGGACGTGTATCTGTTGTACGGCGCGTACGTGCTGGAGCACTACCACATCATCCTGCCGGTTACCCGCATCGGGAAGCTCACTACGGCGGTGCTGTTCACCGGCTTCAGCTCGCTTATCGCCGGGTGGCCCGAAGTGGGGGGCGCCCGACTGATCGAGTCATCATGGCTTCCCGGGCTCGGGGCAGAGCCCGCGGCGCTCGGTATGTGGTTCGTCTACGTAGGCATCGCCCTGTCGCTGTCGGCGGCAGTTCAGTACACCGTGATCGCGCTCCGAGCTCGGGATGCAGCGATCGCAGCCGGACGGGGGTAG
- the gcvH gene encoding glycine cleavage system protein GcvH gives MYPKDLKYDREHEWVRIDGDVATIGISHFAQDQLGEVVYVDLPKAGDPINAGDTFGEVESVKSVSELYSPVSGEIVEVNDALDDAPETVNAEPYGDGWMIKVMLSDPAEVDGMMDADGYEAFLAEEA, from the coding sequence ATGTATCCCAAGGACCTGAAGTACGACCGCGAGCACGAGTGGGTGCGCATCGACGGTGACGTGGCAACGATCGGCATCTCGCATTTCGCGCAGGACCAGCTCGGCGAGGTCGTGTACGTGGATCTGCCAAAGGCCGGCGACCCGATCAACGCTGGTGACACCTTCGGCGAGGTGGAGTCCGTGAAGTCGGTCTCCGAGCTCTATTCGCCCGTGTCCGGTGAGATCGTCGAGGTCAACGACGCGCTCGACGACGCGCCCGAGACCGTGAACGCCGAGCCCTACGGCGACGGTTGGATGATCAAAGTCATGCTGTCCGACCCCGCCGAGGTCGACGGCATGATGGATGCCGACGGCTACGAGGCGTTCCTCGCAGAAGAAGCCTGA
- a CDS encoding phenylacetate--CoA ligase — MARPDLEALQLERLNALLARVYANVPTYRAKFDQAGVAPVVSGLEGLADLPFTVKDDLRQAYPYGMFAVPQSEIVRVHSSSGTTGQITVVGYTAADISNWADLMARTIASAGGTADDIVQIAYGYGLFTGGLGAHYGAERLGATAIPISGGNTKRQVQVLKDFGTTILACTPSYALLIGETATEMGIDIRELPIRAGIFGAEPWSESMRTQIEEILGLKAIDIYGLSEVMGPGVAAECTEQHGLHVNEDHFIIEILDPETLRPVPDGEQGEVVFTTITKQGIPLVRYRTRDISRIVTGECACGRTFRRMERITGRTDDMLIIRGVNVYPSQIEQVLVGIPGVAPHYQVVLSKRGSMDHVEVHVEVGHDVSFDEVKTLERLRNRVAAEIASSLAVNLAVKLVEPKSIQRSEGKAKRVVDLRNEGSE, encoded by the coding sequence ATGGCGCGGCCGGATCTTGAGGCCTTGCAGCTCGAGCGTCTCAATGCGCTGCTTGCGCGCGTGTATGCCAACGTGCCGACGTATCGCGCGAAGTTCGACCAAGCGGGCGTCGCACCGGTCGTGAGCGGCCTCGAGGGTCTGGCAGATCTGCCCTTCACGGTGAAGGACGACCTGCGCCAGGCGTATCCGTACGGCATGTTCGCCGTCCCGCAGAGCGAGATCGTCCGGGTGCACTCGTCTTCGGGAACGACCGGGCAGATCACGGTCGTCGGCTACACGGCCGCAGACATCAGCAACTGGGCGGACCTCATGGCGCGCACGATCGCATCGGCCGGCGGCACGGCCGACGACATTGTGCAGATCGCCTACGGGTACGGGCTCTTCACGGGCGGTCTCGGGGCGCACTACGGGGCCGAGCGTCTCGGCGCGACGGCCATCCCGATCTCAGGCGGCAACACGAAGCGACAGGTGCAGGTGCTGAAGGACTTCGGCACCACCATCCTGGCGTGCACGCCGAGCTACGCGCTGCTGATCGGCGAGACCGCCACTGAGATGGGGATCGACATCCGGGAGCTGCCTATTAGGGCTGGGATATTCGGGGCGGAGCCGTGGAGCGAGAGCATGCGGACGCAGATCGAGGAGATTCTCGGTCTCAAGGCCATCGACATCTACGGCCTGTCCGAGGTCATGGGTCCCGGTGTGGCGGCCGAGTGCACCGAGCAGCACGGACTGCACGTGAACGAGGACCACTTCATCATCGAGATCCTTGACCCTGAAACGCTGCGCCCGGTGCCGGATGGCGAGCAGGGCGAGGTCGTCTTCACCACGATCACCAAGCAGGGGATACCTCTCGTGCGCTATCGCACGCGGGACATCTCCCGCATCGTCACCGGCGAGTGTGCCTGCGGGCGCACCTTCCGCCGCATGGAGCGGATCACCGGCCGAACGGACGACATGCTCATCATCCGGGGCGTTAACGTCTACCCGAGCCAGATCGAGCAGGTGCTCGTCGGCATTCCCGGTGTCGCGCCGCACTACCAGGTCGTGCTCTCGAAGCGTGGGAGCATGGACCACGTTGAGGTTCACGTCGAGGTCGGGCACGATGTGTCGTTCGACGAGGTGAAGACGCTCGAGCGGCTGCGCAATCGAGTCGCCGCCGAGATCGCATCATCGCTTGCAGTGAACCTCGCCGTGAAGCTTGTCGAACCGAAGTCGATCCAGCGTTCGGAAGGCAAGGCCAAGCGCGTTGTCGACCTGCGCAACGAGGGGAGTGAGTAG